The following coding sequences are from one Bacillus sp. PK3_68 window:
- a CDS encoding MarR family transcriptional regulator, giving the protein MKEVLREIGMIARALDSISNIEFKEYDLTKGQYLYLVRVCENPGIIQEKLAEMIKVDRTTAARAIKKLEIKGFIEKKEDQHNKKIKKLFPTEKGKSVYPFIKREHDYSDIVALEGFSETEIETIFNLLQRVRKNIEKDWEFVKKGNKRNY; this is encoded by the coding sequence ATGAAGGAAGTTCTTCGTGAGATTGGAATGATAGCAAGGGCATTAGATTCTATAAGTAATATAGAATTTAAAGAATATGACCTTACAAAGGGGCAGTATTTATACCTTGTGAGAGTATGTGAAAACCCGGGAATCATTCAAGAAAAATTAGCTGAGATGATAAAAGTAGATCGAACAACAGCAGCGCGCGCTATAAAAAAACTGGAAATTAAGGGCTTTATTGAAAAGAAAGAAGACCAACATAACAAAAAAATAAAAAAGCTCTTTCCGACAGAGAAAGGGAAAAGTGTTTATCCTTTTATAAAAAGAGAGCATGATTATTCTGATATCGTTGCATTAGAAGGGTTTTCCGAAACAGAAATAGAAACCATTTTCAATCTGCTTCAAAGAGTAAGAAAAAATATAGAAAAAGACTGGGAATTTGTAAAAAAGGGAAATAAGAGAAATTATTGA